In Eupeodes corollae chromosome 3, idEupCoro1.1, whole genome shotgun sequence, a single genomic region encodes these proteins:
- the LOC129949390 gene encoding uncharacterized protein LOC129949390 isoform X2: protein MHSVGIHSALAIKRQRKRRDEQKRARGRRYSTQSSDSGDTLHSPNGSVKRRHNHYKTSGKAGTEMLETQVVTSIGMLHIGVVFVVFGIFLLGAGIIPDDATSWNVFGPTNAWWNEVTCTGLFSLGLGIFLLVLNCVISRKEEEDLEDYVQRQLTRSRSGHRLERDVETGVLTTRHTRKAVALQQNSTRNIHDISSNTIIGESCDNDMPVDTGTRLYEV from the exons ATGCATTCGGTCGGGATTCATTCTGCATTGGCCATTAAAAGGCAACGCAAGCGTAGAGATGAGCAAAAACGAGCACGAGGAAGGCGTTATAGCACTCAAAGTTCTGACAGTGGAGATACCCTTCATTCTCCTAATGGATCTGTTAAAAGAAGGCACAATCATTATAAGACATCTGGTAAAGCTGGTACAGAAATGTTGGAGACCCAA GTTGTTACCAGTATTGGGATGCTTCATATTGGTGTTGTATTCGTGGTGTTTGGAATATTTTTACTTGGAGCCGGAATAATTCCCGACGACGCAACTTCTTGGAATGTATTTG gTCCAACAAACGCTTGGTGGAATGAGGTTACATGTACTGGACTCTTTTCTTTGGGATTGGGTATATTTCTTCTTGTTCTTAATTGCGTGATTAGTCGTAAGGAAGAGGAAGATCTTGAAGATTATGTTCAGAGGCAACTGACTAGATCTCGTTCTGGTCATCGTTTGGAGCGAGATGTTGAAACAGGAGTTTTAACAACACGTCACACTAGAAAAGCCGTTGCACTGCAACAAAATTCTACCCGAAATATACATGATATATCAAGCAATACGATAATTGGTGAATCTTGTGACAACGATATGCCCGTTGATACAG GTACCCGGTTATATGAAGTTTAG